CTTGAAGAAGCATAAATTCGCGTTTCCCCTATGCCACCACTTAACTCCACGAACATCGACTGTACTTCAATAGAATACTCCAAAAGTGCACTTTCTCAAAGGTTAAATCCATTAGAGCAGTCGGTTTCCCACTTTTTCAGACACTGTAGGCAGGTCTCTTGGAAACAAAAGACTTGTGTTTCTTGGCTTTTCTCAGAGACATTTTAGACTTGTCGGAAACTGGGAGAGGGTTTCATTCTAGCCGCCAAATGAGACTCTCCTTAAACTGCCGAATATAACTGTCCTTAAACCGCAATACATTTCACAACGTCCAAAACCATTGATAAATGGTTTGATGACTTGACCTGCATTGACCTGCTATTAGATTAGTACTTCTATAAACggaaaatccatttaaaataGTACAGCTTATGCACTGCAAAAAAGCTGCAATGCTGGTCGTACAAACACCTTCCAAAATTAAGATTAACAGTTCAACTCGACTGTTGACCCTGAGAAGCAGCACAGCCTTTAAAAGCCTTCTCAAGCCGCGTGTTCCTGCTCAAACACCGACTTTATTACAATCTCTAAAAATTCCTCCATAAACTCACTTTGAAACGCTCCTCAAACAGGGAGAGCTCGGCTAGCAGATCGGTGATGGCATTCATAAAAGCTTCTTGCGGCGAATATTCGGCTGTGGTCTGAATGCGTATGACGAACTTGTGCTCCAGCGGATGAGGCACCTTGTAGCCGGCAAACAGCACATTGGGATCCTTCAGCAACTGGctgtaaaatgcaatttataatGTTATCATAATGTAAAACAATAGAGAAACGCTATACCGACTTGCGGATCATGTTGCCCAGAGTGTGATCCTCCTTGTTGATGGTGAAAATCGCTGCATTTGTCACTTTTGTGTCCAGCTCTTTGATGATTCTgccggcaacaacaaagaacgAAATGAGTTACAGGTGTTCCTGCATTGAATACCCAAAGTTACTCACTTTTTCTCGCCCTCGTACAGTAGGAATGATTCGAATGTGGGTGGCGCATTCATTTTAAGTTCGTTTTTATGTAGTTTTTAGCAAAAATATGTAATAATTGTAAATTGGTTTACGAAAACGAAGCCAAAGTATAGACAGtcaccaaaaacacaaaaaataccagaaatagCGCAATGTTTCTTCGACTATTTCAGCGTAAGTATTCGTGGTCACACTAAAACAGCGCAAGATGACTTATCGCACCAAACAATAGATATTGCTCACTTTGAGCACGCAGAAATGAGTACTGGACTCTAATTGGTAATTATGATGGAAAATCGAAAACCAGTTGACTACAATTGGAAAAAGCCCATACCGTTTTACTTCAATTTGGAAAATCTCAGTAAGATTGCCAACAACCCACATTGGGAAATTTATAATCGTCAAGCGGCACTTTTTCCCGCGgttttttggccacaaaataaTATCATAAAACGGTTACACTATTTtcgaacaaacaaaaaaaattcacCCACGGCAACCAGCGATAAggtttttttctacttttataacaaaacacaaaacccaCAAGACGGCAGACAACAACCAGCGGGCCAACAGCCAAGAGATGACCGAACTGCGCAACGACATGGACAGCGATCTGGACCAGAACTACTCGCTGAACAGCAACGCAGATCCCAAGAACATGCAGGAGCTGACCATTTACGTGAGTAATCGTAGCTCCAACACGTAGCGTAGAGACAATAGATAAGTGCACCCAGTAAATGCGCGCTTCCCTCCCCACCCTTCTATCAGGTGCAAAATCTGTTGCAGAATGTGCAGGACAAGTTCCAGACGATGTCGGATCAGATAATTACACGCATCGACGACATGGGCAATCGCATTGATGATCTGGAGAAGAGCATTGCGGATCTGATGAATCAGGCTGGGATTGAGGGGCAGATACCGGAGAAATGAGACGACCGAAGCTAGGCGTGGCCAACGCCCACTCCCTATCACGCTTGTCACCCGGCCACGCCCATATCAAATACATCGAAGAACGGCACATAACACAACAGGAACAGCGGCAGACAACACTCCAGGAACTCATCGTCATACAACACACCTGGAACACATCGCCACACAACGCTACTCGGGCGCTGTTCCACACTCTTCAGACACCGTTACACCACTCCACGAGGCAAgacaaatcaaatttacaaTTCAAAGGCTCTcacaattcatttaaaatatcCTCCCAaacaccccccacacacacaaattgctcTCAAAGATTTGCTCatccaatttattgcataGTTTTAAGTTGTTCCCCTCCCCCCACGCACCCCGCAGGAAGATCATAATTTAAGTAAAGTAAATCATGGGCAAGGGCTTGTCTTGGAGCTATGCCATTTAGtttctatttttaaattatacatttattaaaaaaatcgCGAATTGTAAGCACCCAACGATGCTCTCAAACGGTTGGCTTCGATTTAACAACGGTTACCAGGCGACCGGCGCTACTTCTGCCGCGTCCTGCACGCCGTCGCTTCACCTGCTGGATAGGGTTGCAGAGTGGGGGTTCCACTTGATTAGTTTGGGTGCATTCAATTCCACatttcttgtttatttgtggTAAATAATGGCAGCGTACTATGACTCTAGCGagcaatatgcaaatgacttGTTCTAGTTCTAATGATTGGTGTTTGATTAGTTTGTGGTGCTAGTGCTGTGGCACTTGGAATTGCTTCTGCAGTCTTACATGCGTAGCAGCCACGGCCTTGAAGGGATGTTTAACGCTTTGGCGTATGGGTTTCAGGGGTGCCATCGAAGGGTTGGACatctctttgctgctgctggctcttggcTTCACACCAAACACATTCTCTCTGGGTGCAGGCGGTGCATCTGGGGCAGCGGGCTCGCGTTCATCGTCCGAGGCGCTGCCAGTTTCCTCTTCCTCATCATCCTCGCCGCTTTGTTCAGTTTCCTAGAAACAGAAGGTGAGAAGTAAGTAAAGAAAAGTCTCATAAAAGCTCAGCAGTCCGCacctcttcatcatcatcgtcttcgtccacctcctcgtcctcctgctCATCAGtctcctgctcttgctgctcctcGCCCTTGTTGCCATGTGCTATACCCGCGCCCGCCAGATTCTTGCTGCTTCTGGACAACTTCTGATGCCGCTTCAGTGGACTGACCAGCTGCTCGTGATCCAGACTATCCATGGACTGCGAGCGTAGACCCTTCTTCAGTGTTCCCTTGCGCGTTGTGGGCTCCTCTTTAGTTTTCATTAGCTTCTGAAACTCCAGGTAATCGTCGCGCTCATCGATGCTGCCAATGTCATAGTAGCTGGCGCTGAGCACCTCCAGCGCTTTGGTGTGCTGCTTCATCGAGATGAGTATAAAGTCGCCGAGTAGCTGTTTAATATCGCGCAGCTTCCGCTGCTCAAAGCTGCCAATAATGTCATcaatttctttgtttgtgcGCGCCACCTCTAGCTTGGCCTTGAAGAGCTCCGAATCAGCGGCGCTCTGTGAGGagaattttgtgtttatttcttagtttatttttgtttggagtCTACGCACATTGTTGGCTGCAAACTTGGACTTGATCTCCAGCATTTGACGTTGGCGCAGCACCTCCTTGTCCCGGGCAATGACCGCCTGACGCAGATTATCGCGCGTGGATTTGCAGAGCTGCTCAAACTGTGACATTTCATTGACAATCTGTGGGGGGAATGTAGATCGGGTTAGGCTAAGAAATAAGCTCCTGAATATGGCGTACCTTGTGCTCCAGTCGGTGCACATTAATGTCCATGTAATCGCCCATTATGGTCACTGCATTGGTGAAACTTTTGAGGCCCGTGGAGAGACTTTCGTTGATTTCCTCGTCATCCGCATAGCCCTTGACGCCCTTTGCCAGCTCATCGTACGAGTCGCGGTATCTAACATGGAAAATATAACATGTATTCCCATTCCCTGTTATTGCTTTCACTTACTTGGCCATTTTCCGCGTTACCAAAGCAAATGCCGAACATATTTCCATGAGGTGGCGTTCTGTCAGCGTTATGCGCTCATTAATAACCTTTATGCGGTCGTCTTTGGTGTTTAAAAACGATAATTTACCACGGCGAAACATTTTCTTAGAGTTTTGCGTTAAAATTCTTATCTTTGTTACTTGTTAACtgctatttattattttttgagatgtcaaaaacaaaacaaaaccgtCGCCAGGGCAACGCAGGGCTGGGCAGTTTTTAGTGCGACTAAGCAATGAGTCTCACAATTTAGGCAACAGATGGCTATCCAGATTGG
The sequence above is a segment of the Drosophila subobscura isolate 14011-0131.10 chromosome U, UCBerk_Dsub_1.0, whole genome shotgun sequence genome. Coding sequences within it:
- the LOC117900903 gene encoding DNA-directed RNA polymerase II subunit RPB11, translating into MNAPPTFESFLLYEGEKKIIKELDTKVTNAAIFTINKEDHTLGNMIRNQLLKDPNVLFAGYKVPHPLEHKFVIRIQTTAEYSPQEAFMNAITDLLAELSLFEERFKDAIKEKKEGGD
- the LOC117900904 gene encoding heat shock factor-binding protein 1, which translates into the protein MTELRNDMDSDLDQNYSLNSNADPKNMQELTIYVQNLLQNVQDKFQTMSDQIITRIDDMGNRIDDLEKSIADLMNQAGIEGQIPEK
- the LOC117900902 gene encoding protein FAM92A isoform X3; the encoded protein is MEICSAFALVTRKMAKYRDSYDELAKGVKGYADDEEINESLSTGLKSFTNAVTIMGDYMDINVHRLEHKIVNEMSQFEQLCKSTRDNLRQAVIARDKEVLRQRQMLEIKSKFAANNSAADSELFKAKLEVARTNKEIDDIIGSFEQRKLRDIKQLLGDFILISMKQHTKALEVLSASYYDIGSIDERDDYLEFQKLMKTKEEPTTRKGTLKKGLRSQSMDSLDHEQLVSPLKRHQKLSRSSKNLAGAGIAHGNKGEEQQEQETDEQEDEEVDEDDDDEEETEQSGEDDEEEETGSASDDEREPAAPDAPPAPRENVFGVKPRASSSKEMSNPSMAPLKPIRQSVKHPFKAVAATHQVKRRRAGRGRSSAGRLVTVVKSKPTV
- the LOC117900902 gene encoding protein FAM92A isoform X1, with amino-acid sequence MVKRTGTDHTRPSRPTTAPFDDRIKVINERITLTERHLMEICSAFALVTRKMAKYRDSYDELAKGVKGYADDEEINESLSTGLKSFTNAVTIMGDYMDINVHRLEHKIVNEMSQFEQLCKSTRDNLRQAVIARDKEVLRQRQMLEIKSKFAANNSAADSELFKAKLEVARTNKEIDDIIGSFEQRKLRDIKQLLGDFILISMKQHTKALEVLSASYYDIGSIDERDDYLEFQKLMKTKEEPTTRKGTLKKGLRSQSMDSLDHEQLVSPLKRHQKLSRSSKNLAGAGIAHGNKGEEQQEQETDEQEDEEVDEDDDDEEETEQSGEDDEEEETGSASDDEREPAAPDAPPAPRENVFGVKPRASSSKEMSNPSMAPLKPIRQSVKHPFKAVAATHQVKRRRAGRGRSSAGRLVTVVKSKPTV
- the LOC117900902 gene encoding protein FAM92A isoform X2; this encodes MFRRGKLSFLNTKDDRIKVINERITLTERHLMEICSAFALVTRKMAKYRDSYDELAKGVKGYADDEEINESLSTGLKSFTNAVTIMGDYMDINVHRLEHKIVNEMSQFEQLCKSTRDNLRQAVIARDKEVLRQRQMLEIKSKFAANNSAADSELFKAKLEVARTNKEIDDIIGSFEQRKLRDIKQLLGDFILISMKQHTKALEVLSASYYDIGSIDERDDYLEFQKLMKTKEEPTTRKGTLKKGLRSQSMDSLDHEQLVSPLKRHQKLSRSSKNLAGAGIAHGNKGEEQQEQETDEQEDEEVDEDDDDEEETEQSGEDDEEEETGSASDDEREPAAPDAPPAPRENVFGVKPRASSSKEMSNPSMAPLKPIRQSVKHPFKAVAATHVRLQKQFQVPQH